A single candidate division KSB1 bacterium DNA region contains:
- the hslV gene encoding ATP-dependent protease subunit HslV, producing the protein MRKVPFHATTIIGVRRDGHVALGGDGQVTYGETIVKHGARKVRKVYEGRVLAGFAGSAADAFTLFERFEEKLEQYKGNLGRAAVELAKDWRTDRYLRRLEAQLIVMDREKTYLISGNGDVLEPDDEIVAIGTGGGYATAAARALLRHTNLSAEEIVREALEIAAGICIYTNGNFTIEKL; encoded by the coding sequence ATGAGGAAGGTCCCCTTTCACGCGACGACCATTATCGGTGTTCGGAGGGATGGCCACGTGGCCCTCGGCGGCGATGGCCAGGTGACCTACGGCGAGACGATCGTGAAGCACGGGGCCCGGAAGGTGCGGAAAGTGTACGAGGGCCGCGTGCTGGCCGGTTTCGCTGGCTCGGCCGCCGACGCCTTCACCCTGTTCGAGCGCTTCGAGGAGAAGCTGGAGCAGTACAAGGGCAATCTGGGCCGTGCGGCCGTGGAGCTGGCCAAGGATTGGCGCACGGACCGCTACCTCCGCCGCCTGGAAGCCCAGCTCATCGTGATGGACCGGGAGAAGACCTATCTCATCTCGGGCAACGGCGACGTTCTGGAGCCGGACGATGAGATCGTGGCCATCGGTACGGGAGGCGGCTATGCCACAGCGGCTGCGCGCGCCCTCCTGCGCCACACCAACCTGAGCGCCGAGGAGATCGTACGGGAAGCCTTAGAAATTGCAGCTGGCATCTGCATCTACACCAATGGGAACTTCACCATTGAGAAACTTTGA
- the rpoN gene encoding RNA polymerase factor sigma-54, which produces MVGLSQRLQLQQKQSPQQVLLSTLLQLPLMALEQKIRLELETNPLLELDTDQEMEEAEEMEATLEEEPVPQLEVEEEQEEEEEEQETVPELTEEPPADEVDWEEILNDIDNYQPYIPREKDTEEFERPEVQQETLTDHLLEQLRLSPLNETERLVGEYIIWNLNASGYLTMDVESIAEALGVDPEVVERVLEVIQHFDPPGIAARNLQECLLIQLMEKPNRDELAVEILRNHFDDLVNRRFEKLAKKLGVPVERIGEALEHIRKLNPKPGEGYVSIESQYVIPDLTVTKEDGEFKVTLNDWNIPNLRINQQYRKLLLDKSKSSREAREYIRKRLESARWLINSIHQRRATILRVMEAIVRRQRDFFENGPEYLKPMVLKDIADDIGMDISTVSRVTSGKYVQTDWGIFELKYFFSEGLRSDDGEEVSNKTIKQRIRQIIEEEDKRRPLSDQEIADLLKKEGLNVARRTVAKYREQMNIPVARLRRGL; this is translated from the coding sequence ATGGTAGGATTATCTCAGAGGCTCCAGCTCCAGCAGAAGCAATCGCCGCAACAGGTACTCCTCTCCACGCTGCTGCAGTTGCCCCTCATGGCGCTGGAGCAGAAAATTCGCCTCGAGCTCGAGACGAATCCGCTCCTCGAGCTGGACACGGATCAGGAGATGGAAGAAGCCGAGGAGATGGAGGCGACCCTCGAGGAGGAGCCTGTTCCCCAGCTGGAAGTGGAGGAGGAGCAGGAGGAGGAAGAGGAGGAACAGGAGACGGTTCCTGAGCTCACCGAAGAACCTCCGGCCGACGAGGTCGACTGGGAAGAGATCCTCAACGATATCGACAACTATCAGCCATACATTCCGCGCGAAAAGGATACCGAAGAATTCGAACGCCCGGAAGTCCAGCAGGAGACCCTGACCGATCACCTCCTGGAGCAATTGCGTCTTTCGCCCCTTAACGAGACCGAACGACTGGTGGGCGAGTACATCATCTGGAACCTCAACGCCTCCGGTTACCTCACCATGGATGTGGAAAGCATCGCCGAAGCCTTGGGTGTCGATCCTGAAGTGGTGGAGAGGGTGCTGGAGGTGATCCAGCATTTCGACCCGCCGGGCATTGCCGCGCGGAACCTCCAGGAATGTCTGCTGATCCAGTTGATGGAGAAGCCCAATCGGGACGAACTGGCCGTCGAGATCCTGCGCAATCACTTCGACGACCTCGTGAACCGGCGCTTCGAGAAGCTGGCCAAGAAGCTGGGGGTTCCGGTCGAGAGAATTGGGGAGGCTCTGGAGCACATCCGCAAGCTGAATCCCAAGCCGGGCGAAGGCTACGTCTCCATTGAAAGCCAGTACGTGATCCCGGATCTGACGGTCACCAAGGAAGACGGGGAGTTCAAGGTCACGCTCAACGACTGGAACATCCCCAACCTCCGCATCAACCAGCAGTACCGGAAGCTTCTGCTGGACAAAAGCAAGAGCTCGCGCGAGGCCCGCGAGTACATCCGCAAACGCCTGGAGTCGGCACGCTGGCTCATCAATTCCATCCATCAGAGACGCGCCACGATCCTGCGGGTGATGGAAGCGATCGTACGCCGGCAACGCGACTTCTTCGAGAACGGGCCGGAGTACCTGAAACCGATGGTGCTCAAGGATATTGCGGACGACATCGGGATGGACATCTCCACCGTAAGCCGGGTGACCAGCGGCAAGTACGTGCAAACCGACTGGGGAATCTTCGAGCTGAAATACTTCTTCAGTGAAGGCTTGCGGAGCGACGACGGCGAGGAGGTCTCCAACAAGACGATCAAGCAGAGAATTCGGCAGATCATCGAGGAGGAGGACAAGCGGCGTCCCCTGAGCGACCAGGAGATCGCCGACCTCCTCAAGAAGGAGGGGCTCAATGTGGCCCGCCGCACCGTGGCGAAGTACCGGGAGCAGATGAACATCCCGGTGGCACGCCTGCGGCGAGGTCTTTGA
- the lptB gene encoding LPS export ABC transporter ATP-binding protein gives MTAVQAAEPQVRSSELETYDGRAVLRAEGLTKVYGKRRVVNQVDLLVRQGEIVGLLGPNGAGKTTTFYMITGLIRPTAGRIYLNDRDITDLPMYKRARLGIGYLSQEPSIFRGLTVEENLMAILETLPLGREERRERLQRLLEELNVAHLAKSKAYNLSGGERRRVEIARSLVTRPRFMLLDEPFAGVDPIAVEDIQQIVRDLKRRGIGVLITDHNVHETLSITDRAYLLYEGVVLKEGTSEFLANDPDARRLYLGDRFRLDR, from the coding sequence ATGACGGCTGTGCAGGCGGCTGAACCTCAGGTTCGCTCTTCGGAGCTGGAGACCTACGACGGGCGGGCCGTTCTGCGGGCCGAAGGCCTCACCAAGGTCTACGGCAAGCGCCGGGTCGTGAATCAGGTGGACCTGCTGGTCCGGCAGGGTGAGATTGTGGGACTGCTGGGGCCGAACGGCGCCGGTAAGACCACCACATTCTACATGATCACCGGGCTGATTCGGCCGACCGCGGGGCGCATCTACCTCAACGACCGGGACATCACAGACCTGCCCATGTACAAACGGGCTCGCCTCGGGATCGGCTACCTTTCGCAGGAACCGAGCATCTTTCGCGGGCTAACGGTGGAAGAGAATCTGATGGCCATCCTTGAGACCCTGCCGCTCGGTCGGGAGGAGCGGCGGGAGAGACTGCAAAGGCTGCTCGAAGAACTGAACGTGGCGCATCTGGCCAAGAGCAAGGCGTACAATCTTTCGGGAGGCGAAAGGCGGCGCGTCGAGATCGCCCGCTCGCTGGTCACGCGCCCTCGCTTCATGCTTCTCGATGAACCTTTCGCTGGAGTCGATCCCATTGCCGTGGAGGACATCCAGCAGATCGTCCGCGACCTGAAGCGCCGCGGCATCGGCGTTCTCATTACCGACCATAATGTGCACGAGACGCTGTCGATTACGGACCGAGCCTACTTGCTCTACGAGGGGGTGGTCTTGAAGGAAGGGACGTCGGAGTTTCTGGCCAATGACCCGGACGCCAGACGCCTCTACTTGGGCGATCGTTTCCGGCTCGACCGCTGA
- the lptC gene encoding LPS export ABC transporter periplasmic protein LptC: protein MGGRWHAVLFAAALLAGCSRTPSATVDQAELDRLPDQEGWDSIVEVTENGQPRAVIRYVHMLHWPKDRVYTCSGGVEADFYDRQGRHASRARADSALLMEDGNTVQAFGNVVVVSDSGVTLRTEHLRWSPAEAKVRSEVEVEITTAAGDTLRGVGFESDADLSHWRILSPRGVSKKRVDWEALERSERRADSGR, encoded by the coding sequence TTGGGAGGGAGGTGGCACGCGGTCCTTTTCGCGGCGGCTCTCCTGGCCGGCTGTAGCCGTACGCCGTCGGCAACGGTGGACCAGGCGGAGCTAGACCGCCTTCCGGACCAGGAGGGGTGGGACTCGATTGTTGAAGTCACGGAGAACGGGCAGCCGCGGGCGGTGATCCGCTACGTCCATATGCTCCACTGGCCGAAGGACCGTGTTTACACATGTTCCGGCGGGGTGGAGGCGGATTTCTACGACCGGCAGGGGCGACACGCCAGCCGGGCGCGCGCCGATAGCGCCCTGCTGATGGAAGATGGGAACACGGTGCAAGCGTTTGGGAACGTGGTAGTGGTGTCCGATAGCGGAGTTACCCTTCGGACCGAACACCTCCGTTGGTCGCCGGCGGAGGCCAAGGTCCGATCCGAGGTGGAGGTAGAAATCACCACGGCGGCAGGGGACACCCTGCGCGGCGTAGGCTTCGAGTCCGACGCCGATCTTTCCCACTGGCGGATTCTGAGTCCGCGCGGGGTTTCGAAGAAGCGCGTGGATTGGGAGGCTCTGGAACGGTCCGAGCGACGGGCGGATTCGGGACGATGA
- a CDS encoding KpsF/GutQ family sugar-phosphate isomerase translates to MVEARAVERLCDRLGGPFLKALDLLYHCKGRVIVTGIGKSGIVARKIASTLASTGTAAYYLHPSEGMHGDIGVVMKDDVVVCVSKSGNTDELTRLIPILKKIGVPIITLTGNLRSALALKSDVVLDVSVEEEACPFNLAPTASSTAALAMGDALAVALLQRRGVRPEDFALLHPGGSLGRQLNLRVEDVMFTNDAVPRVGLEASLEEAIFEIARKRFGATCVVDGDGRLAGIITDGDLRRLLQRRKDIWDLRAKDVMTTRPKVVEVGSMAVEALRLMEEFNILQVIVIDGDRRPVGMIHLHDLLEAGLS, encoded by the coding sequence ATGGTCGAAGCCCGAGCGGTGGAACGGCTGTGCGACCGCCTGGGCGGGCCCTTCCTGAAGGCGCTCGACCTGCTCTACCACTGCAAGGGGCGCGTCATCGTTACGGGCATCGGAAAGTCGGGGATCGTGGCGCGTAAGATCGCCTCGACCCTTGCCAGCACGGGCACCGCTGCCTATTACCTCCACCCGTCGGAGGGGATGCACGGGGATATCGGGGTGGTCATGAAGGACGATGTGGTCGTCTGCGTCTCCAAGAGTGGCAACACCGACGAGCTCACCCGGCTCATCCCCATCCTGAAAAAGATTGGGGTCCCGATCATCACCCTGACGGGGAATCTCCGCTCGGCACTGGCTCTGAAGAGCGACGTAGTGCTGGACGTGAGCGTGGAGGAGGAGGCCTGCCCCTTTAACCTCGCGCCCACCGCAAGCTCCACAGCGGCCCTGGCGATGGGAGACGCCCTTGCCGTGGCCCTCCTGCAGCGGAGGGGAGTGCGCCCAGAGGACTTTGCGCTCCTGCACCCGGGCGGCAGTCTTGGTCGTCAGCTCAACCTGAGGGTAGAGGACGTGATGTTCACCAACGATGCCGTGCCCCGGGTGGGTCTGGAGGCCTCCCTCGAAGAAGCGATCTTCGAGATCGCCCGCAAACGGTTTGGAGCTACCTGCGTGGTCGACGGAGATGGGCGTCTGGCCGGCATTATCACGGACGGCGATCTCCGTCGCCTCCTCCAGCGCCGCAAGGATATCTGGGACCTGCGGGCTAAGGACGTAATGACCACCAGGCCCAAGGTGGTGGAAGTAGGCTCGATGGCGGTGGAGGCGCTGCGCCTCATGGAGGAATTCAACATCCTCCAGGTAATCGTGATCGATGGGGATCGTCGCCCCGTGGGGATGATTCATCTCCACGACCTGCTCGAAGCAGGCCTGAGCTGA
- the kdsA gene encoding 3-deoxy-8-phosphooctulonate synthase gives MVKTVQAGTVRIGDGQLVLIAGPCVIESEDLALRAAESIRGVAERVGMPFVYKSSFLKDNRSSVEYYQGPGLEEGLRILERVKREVGVPVLSDVHESWQAAPAAEVLDILQIPAYLSMQTSLAVAVARTGKPVNVKKGQFLDPRDMEKVIGKIRSQGNDQILLTERGSFFGYRNLVVDIRSLAIMRGFGYPVVMDATHAVRNYGVPSADPRGGSPEFVPPIARAAVAAGVDAVFIETHPNCAEALCDASSMWPLDRLEDLLRQLVDLHAVVRRYGIL, from the coding sequence ATGGTGAAAACAGTCCAAGCGGGCACAGTCCGGATCGGTGACGGCCAGTTGGTCCTGATCGCCGGTCCCTGCGTGATCGAATCGGAGGACTTGGCCCTTCGCGCGGCGGAGAGCATCCGGGGTGTCGCCGAACGGGTGGGAATGCCGTTCGTCTACAAGTCCTCGTTCCTCAAAGACAATCGTTCCTCGGTGGAATACTACCAGGGTCCGGGTTTGGAGGAGGGCCTGAGGATTCTGGAGCGGGTGAAGAGGGAGGTTGGGGTGCCGGTGCTGTCCGATGTTCACGAGTCGTGGCAGGCAGCGCCGGCTGCCGAGGTTCTGGACATCCTGCAGATCCCGGCTTACCTCTCCATGCAGACAAGCCTGGCGGTAGCGGTCGCCCGTACGGGCAAACCCGTGAACGTCAAGAAGGGGCAGTTCCTTGACCCCAGGGACATGGAGAAAGTGATCGGCAAGATCCGCAGCCAGGGAAACGACCAGATCCTGCTCACCGAACGGGGTTCCTTCTTCGGATACCGGAATCTGGTTGTGGATATCCGATCCCTGGCGATCATGAGGGGCTTCGGCTATCCGGTGGTGATGGACGCCACTCACGCAGTGCGGAACTACGGTGTGCCGTCGGCGGACCCTCGCGGCGGAAGCCCCGAGTTCGTTCCCCCGATCGCTCGCGCCGCGGTGGCGGCCGGCGTTGACGCCGTGTTCATCGAAACGCATCCCAATTGCGCCGAGGCCCTCTGCGACGCCTCGAGCATGTGGCCCCTGGATCGGCTGGAGGACCTGTTGCGGCAGTTGGTCGACCTTCACGCGGTGGTTCGCCGGTACGGAATCCTGTAG
- a CDS encoding CTP synthase: MANRQTKYVFVTGGVVSSLGKGIASASIGRLLKARGLKVTLLKFDPYINVDPGTLSPYQHGEVYVTDDGAETDLDLGHYERFIDENMSRKNNATTGQIYYTVITRERRGDYLGKTVQVIPHITDEIKRHIREVANDGDKKDVVIVEVGGTVGDIESLPFLEAIRQFCLEEGPENTMNVHLTLVPYVRAAGEYKTKPTQHSVMRLREIGIQPDMLLCRVETHLSEELRQKIGLFCNVPKDFVIEARDVESIYEVPLIFEENGVADKIIKRLGIQCGPPDLKAWRDFVYKVKNPSAFVRIAIVGKYTELHDSYKSIVEAFVHAGVENDARVELKWVSSEALELRPPADYLSDVAGILVPGGFGERGIEGKVRAVQFAREAKVPFFGICLGLQVAVIEFARNVCGLEGAHSREFVEETPHPVIDLLPTQVNIENLGGTMRLGAYRCQIRPGTLAHRAYGTTEISERHRHRYEFNNPYRPILESNGLVVSGVNPDLNLVEIIELQDHPWFVGVQFHPELKSRVLRAHPLFRDFVRAALEFKARRQVPEEATRVAASD, translated from the coding sequence ATGGCCAACCGGCAGACCAAGTACGTGTTCGTGACGGGGGGTGTGGTGAGCTCGCTGGGGAAGGGGATTGCGTCTGCCTCCATCGGGCGCCTGCTCAAGGCGCGCGGGCTTAAGGTGACCCTCCTCAAGTTCGACCCGTACATCAACGTTGATCCTGGCACGCTCAGTCCCTACCAGCACGGTGAGGTCTACGTGACCGACGACGGCGCCGAGACCGACCTCGACCTGGGCCACTACGAGCGCTTCATCGACGAGAACATGTCGCGCAAGAACAACGCGACGACCGGGCAGATCTACTACACGGTCATCACCCGCGAACGGCGGGGCGATTACCTTGGGAAGACCGTCCAGGTCATCCCCCACATCACCGACGAGATCAAGCGGCACATCCGCGAGGTGGCCAACGACGGCGATAAGAAGGACGTGGTGATCGTGGAGGTCGGCGGCACGGTGGGCGACATCGAGAGCCTGCCGTTCCTGGAGGCTATCCGCCAGTTCTGCCTCGAGGAGGGCCCCGAGAACACAATGAACGTCCACCTCACCCTTGTACCGTACGTGCGTGCGGCTGGCGAATACAAGACCAAGCCTACTCAGCACTCCGTGATGCGCTTGCGGGAGATCGGGATCCAGCCGGACATGCTTCTCTGCCGGGTGGAAACCCACCTCAGCGAGGAATTGCGCCAGAAGATCGGCCTCTTCTGCAACGTGCCGAAGGATTTCGTGATCGAGGCGCGTGATGTAGAGTCCATTTACGAGGTGCCGCTCATCTTCGAGGAGAACGGGGTGGCCGACAAGATCATCAAGCGCCTCGGGATCCAGTGCGGTCCTCCCGACCTCAAGGCATGGCGGGACTTCGTCTACAAGGTCAAGAACCCCTCGGCCTTCGTTCGCATCGCCATTGTCGGCAAGTACACGGAGCTGCACGATTCCTACAAGAGCATCGTGGAAGCCTTTGTGCACGCCGGGGTCGAAAACGATGCGCGCGTCGAGCTGAAATGGGTCTCGTCGGAAGCGCTGGAGCTGCGGCCTCCTGCCGACTACTTGTCGGACGTCGCCGGCATTCTGGTGCCGGGCGGCTTCGGCGAAAGGGGGATTGAAGGAAAGGTGCGGGCTGTTCAGTTTGCGCGCGAGGCCAAAGTCCCCTTCTTCGGCATCTGCCTTGGCCTCCAGGTAGCGGTGATCGAATTTGCGCGCAACGTGTGCGGCCTGGAAGGGGCCCACAGCCGGGAGTTCGTTGAAGAGACGCCGCACCCGGTGATCGACCTCCTGCCCACGCAGGTGAATATCGAGAACTTGGGCGGCACGATGCGCTTGGGCGCCTATCGTTGCCAGATTCGGCCGGGGACGCTGGCGCATCGGGCCTACGGGACGACGGAGATCAGCGAGCGCCACCGCCACCGCTACGAGTTCAACAACCCGTATCGGCCCATCTTGGAGAGCAACGGCCTCGTGGTCAGCGGGGTGAACCCCGATCTGAACCTGGTGGAGATCATCGAACTGCAGGACCACCCATGGTTCGTCGGGGTCCAGTTTCATCCGGAGCTGAAGAGCCGGGTGCTGCGTGCTCATCCCCTCTTCCGGGACTTTGTGCGTGCTGCCCTTGAGTTCAAAGCCAGGCGCCAGGTGCCGGAGGAGGCGACCAGGGTAGCGGCCTCGGACTAA
- the kdsB gene encoding 3-deoxy-manno-octulosonate cytidylyltransferase: MGRAQVLGVIPARWASRRFPGKPLADIAGKPMIQWVWEAARRAQTLDRLLVATDDERIYTAVQGFGGEALLTPDTFASGSDRVAWVATRMPEFAIVANIQGDEPLLNPAVLDAAVETLLQDPAAEVVTLARPVEDPSELDNVNTARVVVDHQGYALYFSRAVIPYCRDVPDVHQWPQHHLYLDQIGLYVYRREALLRFSALPPSSLEQVEKLEQLRLLQNGIRVKVRIVEGKALCVDTPEDLEMVRRLVAAGGAARRV; this comes from the coding sequence ATGGGACGAGCGCAGGTGCTCGGCGTCATCCCGGCGCGATGGGCATCCCGTCGCTTTCCGGGCAAGCCCCTCGCGGACATTGCGGGCAAGCCGATGATCCAGTGGGTGTGGGAGGCTGCCCGGCGGGCTCAGACCCTCGATCGCCTGCTGGTGGCCACCGACGACGAGCGAATCTACACGGCCGTGCAGGGCTTCGGGGGGGAGGCGCTTCTGACGCCGGACACCTTTGCCTCCGGGTCGGACCGCGTGGCCTGGGTCGCCACGCGCATGCCCGAGTTCGCTATCGTCGCCAACATCCAAGGGGATGAGCCTCTTCTCAATCCCGCGGTACTTGACGCGGCCGTCGAAACCCTCCTGCAGGATCCAGCGGCGGAAGTGGTCACCCTGGCCCGTCCGGTAGAAGATCCCTCGGAACTGGACAACGTGAACACAGCGCGGGTCGTTGTGGACCATCAAGGCTACGCTCTGTATTTCAGCCGCGCCGTGATCCCCTACTGCCGAGACGTGCCAGACGTCCACCAATGGCCCCAGCACCACCTGTACTTGGATCAGATCGGGTTGTACGTCTACCGGCGGGAAGCCTTGTTGCGGTTTTCGGCACTGCCCCCGAGCTCCCTCGAACAGGTGGAGAAGCTGGAGCAATTGCGGCTGCTGCAAAACGGGATCCGCGTCAAAGTCCGGATTGTGGAAGGGAAAGCCCTTTGTGTGGACACACCGGAGGACCTGGAAATGGTGCGACGTCTGGTAGCTGCGGGCGGCGCAGCACGGCGGGTTTGA
- the gatC gene encoding Asp-tRNA(Asn)/Glu-tRNA(Gln) amidotransferase subunit GatC, protein MPISLEEVDRIARLAKLSFTEEEKVQIAEQLAKIVEYVEKIKELDLENVPPTTHVVELANVMREDAVRPGLTQEEALRNAPAKKLGFFSVPKVIG, encoded by the coding sequence GTGCCCATCAGTCTGGAGGAAGTGGACCGGATCGCACGCCTGGCCAAGCTCAGCTTCACGGAGGAGGAGAAGGTACAGATTGCGGAGCAGCTGGCCAAGATTGTGGAGTACGTGGAGAAGATCAAAGAGCTCGATCTGGAGAATGTACCGCCGACCACGCATGTCGTCGAGCTGGCCAATGTGATGCGCGAGGACGCGGTGCGACCCGGCTTGACCCAGGAAGAGGCGCTGAGGAATGCTCCAGCCAAGAAGCTGGGCTTTTTCAGCGTCCCCAAGGTCATTGGGTAG
- a CDS encoding glycoside hydrolase family 13 protein, with protein sequence MIVRLALPRRCAFGLLLVAVLGPGRAAVADEGPEWAARVVWYQIFPERFCNGDTSNDPTALDAGIIDDPDWRVSPWTADWYELAPWEAKRGRQFYDVVFDRRYGGDLQGVLDRLDYLRDLGVGAIYLNPIFESPSLHKYDATMYHHVDNNFGPDPEGDRRIWATEDPADPTTWKWTSADSLFLKLIAEAHRRGIRVIIDGVFNHVGTTFWAFRDVREKGPQSRFTGWFEIRRWDDPTTPEDEFDYACWWDVRSLPEWREDERGIVEGPRQHILAITRRWMDPNGDGDPSDGVDGWRLDVPENVDPDFWTEWCAYVRSINPQAYTTGEIWGDASEWLRGDRFSAVMNYLWAKAVVAYFVDRNQKISAREFDRRLAEIRSRYPKEALYRLQNLIDSHDTDRLASMIVNPDRPFDRECSPRWNPRYDVRRPNEQEWRLLRLVVLFQMTYVGAPMIYYGDEAGMWGADDPDDRKPMVWPEMTFAPETHHPLPGHSRPADPVFFDHTLHNWYRTLARLRNEHPVFQTGDYRTLLADDAKDVFAFERTLGQDQAIVALNRSTQEQKVVLPVPAGSVYRRALGGGEVRAGRNGLALQLAGLSGEVLLRVRGSGK encoded by the coding sequence ATGATCGTTCGCCTGGCTCTCCCTCGACGATGTGCCTTCGGTCTCCTGCTCGTCGCGGTGCTCGGTCCGGGACGTGCCGCCGTGGCCGACGAGGGCCCCGAGTGGGCGGCGCGGGTGGTCTGGTACCAGATCTTCCCCGAACGCTTCTGCAACGGGGACACGAGCAACGATCCCACGGCTCTGGACGCAGGAATTATCGACGATCCTGACTGGCGGGTGAGCCCTTGGACGGCGGACTGGTACGAGCTGGCCCCCTGGGAGGCCAAACGAGGCCGCCAATTCTACGACGTTGTGTTTGACCGCCGCTACGGAGGGGATCTTCAGGGGGTTCTTGACCGGCTCGACTACCTGCGCGACCTGGGTGTAGGAGCCATTTACCTGAACCCGATTTTCGAATCCCCTTCGCTCCACAAGTACGACGCAACCATGTACCACCACGTGGACAACAATTTCGGTCCTGATCCTGAGGGGGACCGCCGGATTTGGGCGACCGAAGACCCGGCGGATCCTACCACCTGGAAATGGACGTCGGCCGATAGCCTCTTCCTCAAGCTGATCGCCGAAGCCCATCGGCGGGGCATAAGGGTGATCATCGACGGCGTTTTCAACCACGTCGGAACCACCTTCTGGGCTTTCCGGGACGTTCGGGAGAAAGGCCCGCAGTCCCGGTTCACGGGCTGGTTTGAGATCAGGCGCTGGGACGATCCGACCACCCCTGAGGACGAGTTCGACTATGCCTGTTGGTGGGATGTGCGGTCGCTTCCCGAGTGGCGCGAGGACGAACGAGGGATCGTCGAGGGACCCAGGCAGCACATCCTCGCCATTACCCGTCGCTGGATGGATCCCAACGGCGACGGCGATCCTTCCGACGGCGTCGATGGCTGGAGGCTTGACGTTCCGGAGAACGTCGACCCCGACTTCTGGACGGAGTGGTGCGCCTACGTGCGCTCGATCAACCCCCAGGCCTACACCACCGGCGAGATCTGGGGAGATGCCAGCGAATGGCTGCGCGGGGACCGCTTTTCGGCGGTCATGAATTACCTCTGGGCCAAGGCGGTGGTAGCCTATTTTGTCGATCGAAATCAGAAGATCAGCGCGCGCGAATTCGATCGGCGGCTTGCCGAAATTCGCTCCCGATACCCAAAGGAAGCGCTCTACCGCCTGCAGAACCTGATCGACAGCCACGACACCGACCGCCTGGCCTCGATGATCGTGAATCCGGACCGACCCTTCGATCGGGAGTGTAGCCCCCGCTGGAATCCCCGCTACGACGTGCGTCGCCCGAACGAGCAGGAGTGGAGGCTCCTCAGGCTTGTGGTCCTTTTCCAGATGACCTACGTGGGCGCTCCAATGATCTACTACGGAGACGAAGCGGGCATGTGGGGCGCCGATGACCCGGACGACCGCAAGCCGATGGTGTGGCCGGAGATGACCTTCGCCCCCGAGACGCACCATCCGCTGCCGGGACACTCTCGCCCGGCCGATCCGGTGTTCTTTGACCACACTCTCCACAACTGGTACCGGACGCTGGCGCGCCTGCGGAACGAGCATCCCGTGTTCCAGACGGGCGACTACCGCACTCTGCTGGCTGACGACGCGAAGGACGTGTTCGCTTTCGAGCGCACGCTGGGCCAGGATCAGGCCATCGTGGCCCTGAACCGCAGCACCCAGGAACAGAAGGTCGTTCTTCCGGTACCTGCTGGGAGCGTCTATCGGCGCGCCCTCGGGGGCGGGGAAGTACGCGCAGGGAGAAACGGCCTTGCTCTCCAGCTGGCTGGCCTGAGCGGAGAGGTTCTCCTGCGCGTGAGGGGCTCCGGGAAATGA
- a CDS encoding ROK family protein, which produces MASRLVAGIDFGGTKIRVGIIDQTGAMVGEVVERPTQAQRPADEIADTMARAVREAAGKAGVELRAMGGVGVGSPGPLDLATGTLLTPPNLPTMWNYPLREELEARLGLPVQLNNDGNCFVLGEAIFGAGRGAGIVAGVTLGTGFGCGIVVDRKIFEGATGTAAEIWCCPYQDATFEEYGSARGLVRCYRKAANVEADGREIFRRAEAGETAALEAYRDYGTHLGTMLSYLVNVLDPDVIVVGGSVAAGWEFFAEAADRALRANVNPRPRDHVKLVKAALGDLAGVLGAAALALD; this is translated from the coding sequence GTGGCTTCTCGACTCGTCGCTGGGATTGACTTCGGGGGAACGAAAATTCGCGTCGGGATCATTGACCAGACAGGCGCTATGGTTGGGGAGGTAGTGGAGAGACCTACGCAGGCCCAGCGCCCGGCTGACGAGATCGCCGATACGATGGCGCGGGCCGTCCGCGAGGCTGCCGGGAAGGCGGGGGTGGAGCTGCGGGCTATGGGTGGTGTAGGGGTTGGCTCGCCGGGACCGCTGGACCTGGCCACCGGAACGCTGCTGACCCCGCCCAATCTTCCCACCATGTGGAACTACCCTCTTCGGGAGGAACTGGAGGCGAGACTTGGACTTCCCGTCCAGCTCAACAACGACGGCAATTGCTTTGTCCTGGGGGAAGCGATCTTCGGTGCCGGCCGAGGCGCTGGCATCGTGGCCGGCGTCACTCTCGGGACGGGCTTCGGCTGCGGTATCGTCGTGGACCGCAAGATCTTCGAGGGAGCTACCGGCACGGCCGCGGAGATCTGGTGCTGCCCCTACCAGGACGCAACCTTCGAAGAGTACGGCTCCGCCCGCGGGCTGGTGCGCTGTTACCGAAAGGCGGCCAATGTGGAGGCCGACGGGAGGGAGATCTTCCGCCGAGCCGAGGCGGGAGAGACCGCGGCCCTCGAAGCCTATCGTGACTACGGTACCCACCTGGGGACCATGCTCAGTTACCTAGTTAACGTCCTGGATCCGGACGTGATTGTGGTGGGGGGCTCGGTGGCCGCGGGTTGGGAATTCTTCGCCGAGGCGGCCGATCGGGCACTGCGGGCCAACGTGAATCCTCGGCCCAGGGATCATGTGAAGCTCGTCAAAGCCGCTCTGGGAGACCTGGCGGGCGTCCTCGGTGCAGCAGCTCTCGCCTTGGACTGA